One Chitinophaga parva DNA segment encodes these proteins:
- a CDS encoding YbhB/YbcL family Raf kinase inhibitor-like protein, producing MATTIVQLAITSPAFEHNGNIPAKYSCEGAGINPALHIARLPEAAASLALIVEDPDAPNGTFDHWICWNIAPAGELPENGIPGVSGKNSTGKTGYHPPCPPQGAHRYIFHVFALDSMLELAAGATRHDLEHAMQAHIIAEGSITGIYEKQGNK from the coding sequence ATGGCAACCACCATCGTACAGCTGGCCATTACCAGCCCTGCATTTGAACACAACGGCAACATCCCGGCAAAATACAGTTGTGAGGGGGCCGGCATTAATCCCGCCCTGCATATTGCCCGCCTGCCGGAAGCCGCCGCCAGCCTGGCCCTCATTGTGGAGGACCCGGATGCACCGAACGGTACCTTTGACCACTGGATATGCTGGAACATAGCCCCCGCGGGTGAACTCCCGGAAAACGGGATCCCAGGCGTGTCCGGCAAAAATTCAACCGGCAAGACCGGCTATCATCCACCCTGCCCACCCCAGGGTGCACACCGCTATATCTTCCATGTATTTGCACTGGATTCCATGCTGGAACTGGCAGCCGGCGCTACCCGCCACGACCTGGAACATGCAATGCAGGCCCACATAATTGCAGAAGGTTCTATTACAGGCATCTATGAAAAACAAGGCAACAAATAA
- a CDS encoding protein-L-isoaspartate(D-aspartate) O-methyltransferase: MKNKATNKPAVTEYADTKAQVLQRQALVENIAANGITDVNVLTAIGKLPRQFFMPAGTEADAYTDKAFPIGEGQTISQPYTVAYQTQLLRVHPGHKILEVGTGSAYQAAVLAMMGAIVYTIERQKKLYDRAMHFSYLQTLPGLHFCHGDGFEGWPDEAPFDRILVTAAPDTIPPALTTQLRPGGILVAPVGAKGLQRMIRITKGEDGQLTEELFEHFSFVPMLRGKVE, translated from the coding sequence ATGAAAAACAAGGCAACAAATAAACCTGCCGTTACGGAATATGCAGACACCAAAGCGCAGGTGCTGCAAAGGCAGGCGCTGGTGGAAAACATTGCCGCCAATGGCATTACCGACGTGAATGTGCTTACGGCCATCGGCAAATTGCCGCGCCAGTTCTTCATGCCCGCCGGCACGGAGGCCGATGCTTACACGGACAAGGCTTTCCCTATTGGCGAAGGACAAACCATTTCCCAGCCTTACACGGTGGCCTATCAAACCCAGTTGCTGCGGGTACACCCGGGCCATAAAATACTGGAAGTGGGCACCGGCAGTGCCTATCAGGCCGCGGTGCTGGCCATGATGGGCGCTATCGTTTACACCATTGAACGGCAAAAGAAATTATACGACCGGGCCATGCATTTCAGCTACCTGCAAACGCTGCCCGGCCTTCATTTCTGCCATGGCGATGGCTTTGAGGGGTGGCCGGACGAAGCACCGTTTGACAGGATACTGGTCACCGCGGCGCCCGATACCATTCCACCGGCACTTACAACCCAACTACGCCCGGGGGGCATACTGGTGGCCCCGGTAGGCGCAAAAGGCCTGCAGCGCATGATCCGGATCACCAAGGGAGAGGACGGGCAACTTACCGAAGAGCTCTTTGAGCACTTCTCCTTTGTGCCCATGCTGCGGGGAAAAGTGGAATAG
- the map gene encoding type I methionyl aminopeptidase, whose amino-acid sequence MSITKESELIGMQRAGEAVAVTLKQMVDYARPGMSTKELDEYGAQVLAGFGAKSAPFLTYGFPGWTCISVGNEFCHGIPSRNRILKEGDLINIDVSAELDGFWADNGSSFVLGNDFHLHQQLVNASKEILRKALQNIRGGVKIAEIGGLMESEAKKRGFKVIKNLGGHGIGRGLHEQPDNLLNYKERGDLRRFRKHSVVAIETFISTSSSYATELGDGWTMVGNNGGFMAQHEHTIVVTDGAPVILTEMNGILN is encoded by the coding sequence ATGTCAATAACCAAAGAATCCGAACTGATAGGCATGCAACGCGCCGGCGAAGCGGTTGCAGTTACCCTTAAACAAATGGTAGACTACGCCCGGCCCGGCATGAGCACCAAAGAACTGGATGAATATGGCGCGCAGGTCCTCGCCGGCTTCGGCGCTAAATCTGCACCTTTCTTAACCTATGGCTTTCCGGGCTGGACGTGCATCAGCGTAGGTAATGAATTTTGCCACGGCATTCCTTCCCGTAACCGGATCTTAAAAGAAGGGGACCTGATCAACATCGATGTTTCCGCAGAGCTGGATGGCTTCTGGGCAGACAATGGCAGCTCCTTTGTGCTGGGTAATGACTTCCACCTGCACCAGCAATTGGTTAATGCATCCAAGGAAATATTGCGGAAGGCCCTGCAAAACATCCGCGGTGGGGTAAAGATCGCGGAGATAGGTGGGCTCATGGAATCCGAAGCGAAGAAAAGAGGGTTCAAGGTGATCAAGAACCTTGGTGGGCATGGTATTGGCCGGGGCCTGCATGAGCAGCCGGACAACCTGCTGAACTACAAGGAGCGGGGCGATCTGCGTCGTTTCAGGAAACATTCCGTAGTGGCTATTGAAACGTTTATCTCAACCTCCTCCAGCTACGCAACAGAGCTCGGCGACGGATGGACGATGGTCGGTAACAATGGCGGCTTCATGGCCCAGCATGAGCACACCATCGTAGTGACGGATGGCGCCCCGGTGATCTTAACGGAGATGAATGGGATTTTAAATTAA